A section of the Subtercola frigoramans genome encodes:
- a CDS encoding LLM class flavin-dependent oxidoreductase, with translation MRIDTNLLGTVAMPDAGHDGPAATSRRYGRTAFADAYQDYLAYARTADETGFDTLWYTEHHFQHEGYEVIPNQIQLGLYSSAKTERLNFGQMFNIVPQWHPLRLAEDFAMADILSGGRMRFGVGRGTVPREMQTLGAMIESGDNGMDATAEQANREVFEEAMALIRLAFAEESFSFEGKHFVAPPPGIPDRDGVVTELTLVPNVMRPVEIYQACTSPRTVDYVAEHGHVGVYTRQSFTRMKRAWEKHAELAEAHGRILQPGQERMLVLHAHVGDTMESAMASARATHDELAKLLSPYGRFATYDPPAGMDSTPFDFLPTLEQSIEQGVYAVGTADDVAATIDRYRQEIGLELLSLSLDGPGLLREHVEEQMHRVSSDVAPLLGVSMGASAK, from the coding sequence ATGCGAATCGACACGAATCTTCTGGGCACAGTAGCCATGCCTGACGCCGGCCACGACGGCCCCGCCGCGACCTCGCGACGTTACGGGCGCACGGCCTTCGCCGACGCCTACCAGGACTACCTCGCCTATGCCCGGACGGCGGACGAGACGGGCTTCGACACCCTGTGGTACACCGAACACCACTTCCAGCACGAGGGTTACGAGGTCATCCCGAACCAGATCCAGCTCGGGCTCTACTCTTCGGCCAAGACCGAACGCCTGAACTTCGGCCAGATGTTCAACATCGTTCCGCAGTGGCACCCCCTGCGCCTCGCCGAGGATTTCGCCATGGCCGACATCCTGAGCGGCGGCCGAATGAGATTCGGCGTCGGCAGAGGCACGGTACCCCGCGAGATGCAGACGCTCGGCGCGATGATCGAGTCCGGCGACAACGGCATGGATGCGACGGCAGAGCAGGCGAACCGTGAAGTCTTCGAAGAGGCGATGGCGCTGATCCGCCTCGCCTTCGCGGAGGAGTCATTCTCGTTCGAAGGCAAGCATTTCGTGGCGCCGCCGCCGGGCATCCCCGACCGCGACGGCGTGGTGACCGAACTCACCCTTGTACCGAACGTGATGCGCCCGGTCGAGATCTACCAGGCCTGCACCTCACCTCGGACGGTCGACTATGTCGCCGAACACGGTCACGTGGGCGTCTACACCCGGCAGTCCTTCACTCGCATGAAGCGGGCCTGGGAGAAGCATGCTGAACTCGCCGAGGCGCACGGGCGCATTCTCCAGCCGGGTCAGGAACGGATGCTCGTGCTCCACGCTCACGTCGGCGACACCATGGAATCGGCCATGGCCAGCGCACGCGCCACCCACGACGAGCTCGCAAAGCTGTTGTCGCCCTACGGCAGGTTCGCCACCTATGACCCGCCCGCCGGCATGGATTCGACGCCGTTCGACTTTCTCCCGACCCTCGAACAGTCGATCGAGCAGGGCGTCTACGCTGTCGGCACGGCCGACGACGTCGCCGCAACGATCGACCGTTACCGCCAGGAGATCGGGTTGGAACTCCTCTCGCTCTCGCTGGACGGCCCCGGGCTCCTGCGTGAGCACGTCGAAGAACAGATGCACCGAGTCTCCTCCGACGTGGCCCCCCTGCTCGGCGTCTCGATGGGAGCGAGCGCGAAATGA
- a CDS encoding amidase family protein, translated as MMAAGGTGIDTTARAGEMLAALRSGAVSAVELTQAHLDRIDGVGASLNAFVVVDHEGALSAARAIDRRRAAGEDVGALAGLPISVKDSIDAAGLRSTHGRLSDSYVASTDAPAVRRLREAGCVVLGKTNVPVYLASHETSNEAFGRTVNPWDAARSSGGSSGGSSAAVAGGLAVADLGSDLAGSLRLPASWCGLSGHRPSNGIVSKLGNLPWPQGGLLEPHVSSVGPLTRHAADADLFLRAMIGVEGPDSRGWRIELPPPRITALSEARVAVWLDDPSCPTDAETRAAIVQFAAALGTAGAHVTLLDDAPVGGPADLELFRRLQAGEVVHGFDDEMWAYHLSVAARPDDSDEVRFSRAVVQPFRSAMDDLEKQHAAMRRWQRMFETVDVVLAPAVGRAATRFGEHPDGRTAIGGREYSTEVLFAWNRMSSIGKLPSTMLALGPGAHTGLPIGVQVLGPYLEDFTPLRFAVEAERAGLAGFRAAPGWS; from the coding sequence ATGATGGCTGCTGGCGGCACGGGTATCGACACGACTGCTCGGGCGGGGGAGATGCTGGCGGCCCTGCGCTCAGGGGCAGTGTCGGCTGTTGAACTCACCCAGGCGCATCTCGACCGCATCGACGGGGTGGGCGCGTCGCTGAATGCCTTTGTCGTCGTCGACCACGAAGGTGCCCTCAGCGCGGCCAGGGCGATCGACCGGCGCCGGGCGGCAGGTGAGGATGTCGGTGCCCTCGCCGGTCTCCCCATCAGCGTCAAGGACTCGATCGACGCTGCGGGCCTGCGAAGCACCCATGGCCGCTTGTCCGATTCGTATGTCGCGTCGACAGATGCCCCGGCCGTTCGGCGCCTGCGTGAAGCCGGGTGTGTTGTGCTCGGCAAGACGAATGTGCCGGTGTATCTTGCCAGCCACGAGACCTCGAACGAGGCGTTCGGTCGAACCGTCAACCCCTGGGATGCCGCACGGTCCTCCGGCGGTTCGTCGGGTGGGTCATCCGCCGCCGTCGCGGGCGGGCTCGCAGTGGCCGACCTCGGCAGCGATCTCGCCGGCTCGCTCCGGCTTCCGGCGTCATGGTGCGGGCTCTCCGGTCACCGTCCGAGCAATGGGATCGTCTCGAAACTGGGCAACCTGCCGTGGCCACAGGGAGGACTGCTCGAACCGCACGTCTCCTCGGTCGGCCCCCTCACGCGGCACGCTGCTGACGCAGACCTCTTCCTTCGCGCCATGATCGGCGTCGAGGGACCGGATTCCAGGGGCTGGCGCATCGAGCTTCCGCCCCCGCGAATCACCGCCCTCAGCGAAGCCCGCGTTGCCGTCTGGCTCGACGACCCATCGTGCCCGACCGACGCCGAGACGCGCGCCGCGATCGTGCAATTCGCCGCGGCGCTCGGCACTGCAGGGGCGCACGTCACCCTGCTCGACGACGCGCCAGTCGGTGGCCCGGCCGATCTGGAACTCTTCCGGCGCCTGCAGGCAGGTGAGGTCGTACACGGGTTCGACGACGAGATGTGGGCGTATCACCTGTCTGTCGCGGCCCGGCCCGACGACAGCGACGAGGTGCGATTCTCGCGAGCGGTGGTGCAGCCCTTCCGGTCTGCGATGGATGATCTTGAGAAGCAGCACGCGGCCATGAGGCGCTGGCAGCGAATGTTCGAGACTGTCGACGTTGTGCTGGCGCCTGCGGTGGGTCGTGCGGCAACTCGGTTCGGCGAGCATCCCGATGGCCGAACGGCGATCGGTGGGCGTGAGTACTCCACCGAGGTCCTGTTTGCCTGGAACCGCATGAGCAGCATCGGCAAGCTGCCCTCGACGATGCTCGCCCTCGGCCCGGGTGCCCACACCGGCCTGCCGATCGGTGTGCAGGTTCTCGGCCCGTACCTGGAGGACTTCACCCCGTTGCGCTTCGCCGTGGAGGCGGAACGCGCGGGGCTGGCGGGCTTCCGCGCCGCCCCGGGTTGGTCATGA
- a CDS encoding creatininase family protein → MHQLAHLSTTDIAAIDASNAVIVQPIGAMEQHGAHLPVITDALTAEHITDRAIRSLPAGSNIWQLPTIHYGKSTEHLGRAGTIAMSAATLMGVCMDLGASLAASGFRKLVFVNGHGGQPSLLDLVARDIRVQSGLEVFPLMPGRFALPDGVEQIDTHYGIHGGQIETSIMLALAPELVTMSRARKDGEAVGRLYENTAHLSLEGPVPTAWVIDDVSKSGVLGDPTAADARTGHLIVQEQTRVLAEALIEIRDFRFPQI, encoded by the coding sequence ATGCATCAGCTCGCCCACCTCTCCACCACTGACATCGCCGCGATCGACGCCTCCAACGCTGTCATCGTGCAACCCATCGGAGCGATGGAACAGCACGGCGCTCACCTTCCTGTGATCACCGATGCGCTCACCGCGGAGCACATCACCGATCGCGCCATCCGGTCGCTGCCTGCAGGCAGTAACATCTGGCAGCTCCCGACAATCCACTACGGCAAGTCGACCGAGCATCTCGGCCGTGCCGGCACGATCGCCATGTCGGCCGCCACGCTGATGGGAGTCTGCATGGATCTTGGAGCCTCGCTCGCTGCCTCGGGGTTCCGAAAGCTGGTCTTCGTGAACGGCCACGGAGGCCAGCCGAGCCTGCTCGACCTGGTGGCGCGCGACATCCGGGTGCAGTCCGGGCTCGAGGTCTTCCCGTTGATGCCGGGCCGGTTCGCGCTGCCAGACGGCGTCGAGCAGATCGACACCCACTACGGTATTCACGGAGGCCAGATCGAGACATCGATCATGCTCGCCCTTGCTCCTGAACTGGTGACGATGAGCCGCGCTCGCAAAGACGGCGAGGCGGTCGGACGGCTCTACGAGAACACTGCACACCTATCCCTGGAAGGGCCGGTGCCAACGGCCTGGGTCATCGACGACGTCTCGAAGTCCGGCGTGCTGGGCGATCCCACTGCCGCAGACGCGCGCACGGGTCACCTGATCGTGCAGGAGCAGACTCGGGTGCTGGCCGAGGCGTTGATCGAGATCCGCGACTTCCGCTTCCCTCAGATCTGA